One genomic region from Candidatus Chlorobium masyuteum encodes:
- a CDS encoding GlsB/YeaQ/YmgE family stress response membrane protein produces the protein MSITGLLIFILIGALAGWLAGLIVKGYGFGLLGDIVIGIIGAILGGYLFGLLGISLGGGILGTIVSATIGAVLLLFLIRFFRRV, from the coding sequence ATGAGCATCACAGGATTGCTGATTTTTATTCTGATCGGCGCATTGGCGGGTTGGCTGGCTGGTCTTATTGTGAAAGGGTATGGTTTTGGTCTTCTGGGTGATATCGTTATTGGTATTATCGGTGCGATTTTAGGCGGGTACCTTTTCGGATTGCTGGGAATAAGCCTGGGTGGAGGTATTTTAGGTACAATAGTGTCAGCGACGATCGGTGCCGTATTACTGCTGTTTTTGATCAGATTTTTCAGGCGGGTTTGA
- a CDS encoding HypC/HybG/HupF family hydrogenase formation chaperone produces MCLAIPGKLLEISSENGLMMGTIDVNGAKTRACLEYVPEIQVGNYTIVHAGFALKIIDEEEAAESLKLWEELVEKGAFEPLEEPPSSGESGESGDV; encoded by the coding sequence ATGTGCCTCGCTATTCCCGGAAAACTTCTTGAAATCAGCTCTGAAAACGGACTGATGATGGGCACCATTGATGTGAACGGTGCTAAAACCAGAGCATGTCTTGAGTATGTACCGGAAATTCAGGTTGGCAATTATACCATTGTTCATGCGGGGTTTGCCCTGAAAATCATCGATGAGGAGGAAGCTGCAGAAAGCCTGAAACTCTGGGAGGAGCTGGTAGAGAAAGGGGCGTTTGAACCTCTTGAAGAGCCGCCTTCATCCGGGGAATCCGGGGAATCCGGGGATGTTTGA
- the hypA gene encoding hydrogenase maturation nickel metallochaperone HypA codes for MHEMSIALSIIEAVEAKAREEGAERISGIDLVVGKLAGIQPESLRFCFSAAAKGSMAESALLQIEEPEGIGECMECGRKFPVSFYYAECPECRSLKIGIVSGEEFTIQTITIAEEGD; via the coding sequence ATGCACGAGATGAGTATTGCGCTTTCAATTATTGAGGCAGTGGAGGCAAAAGCTCGCGAAGAGGGAGCCGAAAGGATTTCCGGTATAGATCTGGTTGTCGGCAAACTGGCTGGTATTCAGCCTGAATCGTTGCGATTCTGTTTTTCGGCAGCGGCAAAAGGGAGTATGGCGGAGTCAGCACTGCTTCAGATAGAGGAACCTGAAGGTATCGGAGAGTGCATGGAGTGCGGCCGGAAGTTTCCGGTTTCTTTTTATTATGCGGAGTGTCCCGAATGCCGTTCTCTGAAGATCGGGATTGTGTCGGGTGAGGAGTTTACAATTCAGACAATCACAATAGCGGAAGAGGGAGATTAA
- a CDS encoding NUDIX domain-containing protein: MSQVRLRVSALCIKDGQVLLVEHKSFAPDDPKLPSSYWILPGGVVERGETLEAAVQREMMEETGLECRVGNLLFIKELLYPHPGVSAQGTLHHSVSLGFFCEVTGGRMITGKDPEYPDDKQVIITVSWIPLHDLDHYDLYPPFLADYIRTQPEEGFEKGVPEFFRSPE; the protein is encoded by the coding sequence ATGTCACAGGTAAGGCTCAGGGTCAGTGCTTTATGTATAAAGGATGGTCAGGTATTGCTTGTTGAACACAAAAGCTTTGCTCCGGATGATCCGAAGCTTCCTTCCAGTTACTGGATTCTGCCCGGAGGAGTTGTTGAGAGGGGAGAGACGCTTGAAGCGGCTGTTCAGCGTGAGATGATGGAAGAGACCGGTCTTGAGTGCAGGGTGGGTAACCTGCTGTTTATAAAGGAGCTGCTCTATCCCCATCCTGGAGTTTCGGCACAGGGTACCCTACATCACTCGGTATCACTCGGGTTCTTTTGTGAGGTGACGGGAGGCCGGATGATAACCGGAAAGGATCCGGAATATCCCGATGACAAACAGGTGATTATAACGGTGAGCTGGATTCCTTTGCATGATCTTGACCATTATGATCTCTATCCTCCATTTCTTGCCGACTATATTCGCACTCAACCCGAAGAGGGGTTTGAAAAGGGAGTGCCGGAGTTTTTTCGATCCCCGGAATAA
- a CDS encoding DUF1207 domain-containing protein yields MKSNCWRYCRACFTLALLILISVKKGEAEPLLNPTFQTIFTPLQADPMEPRIAVMPSLSDRTLQLDIGSSADLYQSKNMDFAVGVDFGTYSRLRRSESFKFPVDAIDYIFGINTSWKKPITSDRLPFDEFSARARFSHISAHFEDGHYDAAAGQWIQGDCPFPIPFTYSREFINLVFALSSPNNRIYAGYQLVYHTIPGGISPHSFQAGAELNTPGNTYVAADLKLLPIWHDNLNETKGYRGTWNLQAGVRLKAAGLENVRVAYNYFSGMSRHGMYFYRPESFSTAGIIIDF; encoded by the coding sequence ATGAAAAGCAACTGCTGGCGCTACTGCAGGGCATGCTTCACGCTTGCACTCCTGATCCTGATCTCTGTAAAAAAAGGGGAAGCTGAACCACTCCTTAACCCGACTTTTCAGACAATCTTCACCCCGCTTCAGGCCGATCCGATGGAGCCGAGAATAGCTGTAATGCCTTCGTTAAGTGACCGAACGCTCCAGCTCGACATCGGCTCCTCAGCAGATCTCTATCAGAGTAAAAACATGGATTTTGCAGTCGGGGTTGATTTCGGTACCTATTCCCGCCTGCGCCGGAGCGAAAGCTTCAAATTTCCGGTTGATGCAATCGACTACATTTTCGGTATCAACACAAGCTGGAAAAAGCCAATAACCAGCGACCGTCTTCCGTTTGATGAATTCAGTGCAAGAGCCAGATTCAGCCATATCTCCGCCCATTTTGAAGATGGCCACTACGATGCTGCTGCCGGTCAGTGGATTCAGGGTGACTGCCCCTTTCCTATCCCCTTCACCTACAGCCGGGAGTTTATTAATCTCGTTTTCGCATTGAGCTCGCCGAATAACCGTATCTATGCAGGTTACCAGTTAGTCTATCACACCATTCCCGGCGGCATCAGCCCACACTCTTTCCAGGCAGGCGCTGAGCTCAACACTCCGGGCAACACCTATGTGGCGGCTGATCTGAAATTACTGCCGATCTGGCATGATAACCTGAATGAGACCAAAGGATACAGAGGCACATGGAACCTTCAGGCGGGAGTGCGGCTCAAGGCGGCAGGTCTTGAAAACGTTCGGGTCGCTTATAACTATTTTTCCGGAATGAGCCGCCACGGCATGTATTTTTACCGTCCGGAGAGCTTCAGTACGGCAGGAATTATCATCGATTTCTGA
- the hypE gene encoding hydrogenase expression/formation protein HypE: MTIAPVCPAPITQHETVQMAHGAGGRLSQVLMQRVFMPHLHNHFLDLLDDQAKLDLPPGRTAFSTDTYVVSPVFFSGGNIGELAVNGTANDLAVGGARPLYLSAGFVLEEGFPLADLETIVMSMAAAALKAGVMIVTGDTKVVGKGQCDRIFINTAGVGAIREGVDLSCRNLKAGDSLILSGSVGDHGMAIMTSRQNLSFQSTIKSDCASLNRMIGAVLDAVPGVHAMRDPTRGGVAATLNELAAASSVGIEINETAIPVQPDVRGACELLGIDPLHVANEGKLVLAVAAGDADRVLEVMRGTEEGRDAVIIGSVVDDHHGMVVMRTAFGSRRIVDLPLGEQLPRIC; the protein is encoded by the coding sequence ATGACAATTGCACCGGTCTGTCCGGCTCCCATTACACAGCATGAAACCGTCCAGATGGCGCATGGCGCGGGTGGACGGCTGTCGCAGGTACTTATGCAGAGGGTATTCATGCCGCACCTCCACAACCATTTTCTCGATCTGCTTGACGATCAGGCAAAGCTTGATCTCCCCCCAGGTCGAACAGCCTTTTCAACCGATACCTATGTAGTGAGTCCGGTTTTTTTTTCCGGCGGCAACATCGGCGAGCTTGCGGTCAATGGTACGGCGAACGACCTGGCGGTAGGCGGTGCCCGGCCCCTCTACCTCAGCGCCGGCTTTGTGCTTGAAGAGGGTTTTCCCCTTGCCGATCTTGAAACCATAGTCATGAGTATGGCTGCAGCAGCCCTGAAAGCCGGGGTTATGATTGTCACCGGCGATACCAAGGTTGTCGGTAAAGGTCAGTGTGACAGGATCTTTATCAATACAGCGGGGGTTGGCGCAATCAGGGAGGGTGTAGATCTCTCCTGCCGAAACCTGAAGGCGGGAGACAGCCTCATTCTTTCAGGATCGGTCGGGGATCATGGTATGGCGATCATGACCTCCCGTCAAAATCTCTCATTTCAGTCGACAATCAAGAGTGACTGTGCTTCTCTCAACAGGATGATTGGAGCAGTTCTTGATGCCGTGCCCGGGGTTCATGCCATGCGAGATCCAACAAGAGGCGGTGTGGCGGCAACACTCAACGAACTTGCCGCAGCCTCATCAGTCGGCATTGAGATCAACGAGACCGCAATTCCGGTACAACCCGATGTCCGTGGTGCCTGTGAGCTGCTCGGGATTGATCCCCTTCATGTTGCCAACGAAGGCAAACTTGTGCTGGCAGTTGCCGCCGGAGATGCCGACAGGGTTCTTGAGGTGATGCGCGGTACCGAAGAGGGTCGGGATGCCGTCATTATCGGCTCGGTTGTTGACGACCACCACGGCATGGTAGTCATGCGAACCGCATTCGGCAGCCGCCGCATTGTCGATCTGCCTCTCGGCGAACAGCTTCCGCGTATCTGCTGA
- a CDS encoding HesA/MoeB/ThiF family protein, translating to MPLNDNQRQRYLRHLTLQEIGESGQEKLAQAKVLVVGAGGLGSPAAFYLAAAGIGSLGIMDGDTVELSNLQRQILHTTASLGEEKVNSAAERINSLDPDIRLSLYPFRLTEENAPELLAGFDFVLDATDNFESKFLIAKACHNAAKPYSHAGIRQFHGQMMTVHPGKTACYHCVFHEEGIPAASTPSGPIGALPGVIGSMQAIEAIKYILSIGTPLVNTLLTYDSLTTEFRKVPLSRDPRCPLCGVE from the coding sequence ATGCCACTGAACGACAACCAGCGCCAGCGTTATCTGCGCCACCTGACACTGCAGGAGATCGGTGAATCCGGACAGGAAAAACTCGCTCAGGCAAAAGTGCTCGTGGTCGGAGCCGGAGGTCTTGGCTCACCGGCCGCTTTTTATCTTGCAGCAGCCGGTATCGGCTCGCTCGGCATTATGGATGGTGACACGGTTGAGTTGAGCAATTTGCAGCGCCAGATCCTACATACGACAGCTTCACTCGGAGAAGAGAAAGTGAACTCGGCAGCAGAACGGATTAACTCTCTTGACCCCGATATCCGCCTCTCACTCTACCCCTTCCGGCTTACTGAAGAGAACGCCCCGGAACTCCTTGCCGGTTTCGATTTTGTGCTTGACGCAACCGACAATTTCGAATCAAAATTCCTGATAGCAAAAGCCTGCCATAATGCGGCTAAACCATACTCGCACGCCGGAATCCGGCAGTTCCACGGCCAGATGATGACGGTTCACCCCGGAAAAACCGCCTGTTACCACTGCGTTTTCCATGAAGAGGGAATCCCTGCTGCTTCCACACCCTCCGGACCGATCGGGGCTCTCCCCGGGGTCATCGGCTCCATGCAGGCTATCGAAGCGATAAAGTATATTCTTTCCATTGGCACACCACTCGTCAACACACTCCTGACATACGACTCACTTACCACAGAGTTCCGGAAAGTCCCACTGAGCCGCGACCCCCGCTGCCCCCTCTGCGGAGTTGAGTAA
- the hypB gene encoding hydrogenase nickel incorporation protein HypB has translation MCDTCGCSTEGGVVLRKPGETGYHLHIIESDHESLIHSHDEAHSHDHSHHHHHEESSGRKVLLEQDVLLKNNLLAERNRGFFEARNIFALNFLSSPGSGKTTLLEKIIPLILPHSPVAVIEGDQQTTNDAERIHALGVPVIQVNTGSGCHLDAMMINRAVKELELQNNSLLCIENVGNLVCPAMFDLGEALKVVVISVTEGDDKPLKYPNMFHEANLCILNKIDLLPYVDFDARKCRENALRVNHHLEWMEVSAKTGEGFDVWQQWIESKLKQR, from the coding sequence ATGTGCGATACCTGCGGCTGTTCAACCGAGGGCGGGGTGGTGCTCCGTAAGCCCGGCGAGACCGGTTACCATCTACATATCATCGAGAGCGATCACGAAAGCTTGATCCATAGCCATGATGAGGCTCATAGTCATGATCACTCGCATCACCATCACCATGAAGAGAGCAGTGGAAGGAAGGTTCTGCTTGAGCAGGATGTTTTACTGAAGAACAATCTTCTGGCTGAAAGAAACCGTGGTTTTTTTGAGGCACGCAACATCTTTGCGCTTAATTTTCTGAGCTCTCCCGGTTCAGGAAAAACCACTCTGCTGGAAAAAATCATTCCCTTGATTCTTCCACACTCTCCGGTTGCCGTTATAGAGGGTGACCAGCAGACCACCAATGATGCTGAGCGGATTCATGCACTTGGTGTCCCGGTCATTCAGGTCAATACCGGTTCCGGATGTCATCTTGATGCGATGATGATCAATCGTGCAGTGAAGGAGCTTGAGTTGCAGAATAACTCTCTGCTCTGCATCGAAAATGTCGGCAATCTTGTCTGTCCGGCTATGTTTGATCTCGGAGAAGCACTGAAAGTGGTTGTTATCAGTGTTACCGAGGGTGACGACAAGCCGCTGAAGTACCCGAATATGTTTCATGAAGCGAATCTCTGCATTCTCAACAAAATTGATCTCCTTCCCTATGTTGATTTTGATGCCCGGAAGTGCAGGGAGAATGCTCTTCGTGTTAATCACCATCTCGAATGGATGGAAGTGTCAGCCAAAACCGGCGAAGGGTTTGATGTATGGCAGCAGTGGATCGAAAGCAAACTGAAACAGCGCTGA
- the hypD gene encoding hydrogenase formation protein HypD: MKYIDEYRDPQLARNLLAEIHRVTTRPWTIMEICGGQTHSIIRNGIDQLLPDAIELVHGPGCPVCVTPLESIERALAIAIQKEVIFTSFGDMLRVPGSAMDLFMVRSRGGDVRIVFSPLDALQIARDNPQKEVVFFAVGFETTAPANAMAVWQAKREGIENFSVLVSQVMVPPAMRAILSSPGNRVQGFLAAGHVCAVMGYEEYEPVAREFHVPIVPTGFEPVDLLAGILATVEQLEAGRAEVVNRYARVVSREGNRAATEIIRNVFEVIDRQWRGIGMIPASGLGLRDAYARFDAEKKFNVSHICASESPLCMSGRVLQGALKPDGCPAFAKECTPEHPLGATMVSSEGACAAYYNYHRNFTP; this comes from the coding sequence ATGAAATATATTGACGAATACCGCGACCCGCAGCTTGCCCGTAATCTTCTGGCCGAGATCCACAGAGTTACCACACGGCCATGGACCATTATGGAGATCTGCGGTGGACAGACCCATTCGATTATCCGCAACGGCATTGATCAACTGCTGCCTGACGCAATAGAGCTGGTTCACGGTCCGGGATGCCCGGTCTGTGTTACTCCGCTTGAGTCGATTGAACGGGCGCTCGCAATTGCCATCCAAAAAGAGGTGATTTTTACCAGTTTCGGCGATATGCTCCGTGTTCCCGGCAGTGCAATGGATCTTTTCATGGTGCGGAGCCGGGGGGGGGATGTGCGCATTGTTTTTTCACCGCTGGATGCCCTGCAGATAGCCCGCGACAATCCACAAAAAGAGGTGGTCTTTTTTGCGGTAGGCTTTGAAACCACGGCACCGGCCAATGCCATGGCGGTCTGGCAGGCAAAGAGAGAAGGTATTGAGAATTTCAGTGTTCTGGTGAGCCAGGTCATGGTGCCTCCGGCCATGCGTGCCATTCTCTCCTCTCCCGGAAACCGGGTTCAGGGCTTCCTTGCCGCCGGTCATGTCTGCGCTGTGATGGGATATGAAGAGTATGAGCCTGTAGCGCGCGAGTTTCATGTGCCGATTGTGCCTACCGGTTTTGAACCGGTTGATCTTCTTGCCGGAATTCTTGCAACGGTTGAACAGCTTGAAGCTGGCAGGGCGGAGGTGGTCAACCGCTACGCCCGGGTGGTGAGCCGTGAGGGGAACCGGGCGGCCACAGAGATTATCCGTAACGTGTTTGAGGTGATCGACCGGCAGTGGCGCGGTATCGGCATGATTCCGGCGAGCGGTCTTGGATTGAGAGATGCCTACGCCCGTTTTGATGCTGAAAAAAAGTTCAATGTTTCCCATATCTGTGCTTCGGAATCACCCCTATGCATGAGCGGCCGGGTTCTTCAGGGTGCACTCAAGCCTGACGGCTGTCCGGCATTTGCAAAAGAGTGTACTCCGGAGCATCCTCTCGGAGCGACCATGGTCTCTTCCGAAGGGGCGTGTGCAGCATATTATAACTATCACAGGAACTTCACTCCATGA
- the hypF gene encoding carbamoyltransferase HypF: protein MAAVDRKQTETALSSAAVAVEERRRLSISGIVQGVGFRPFVYRLAVSSGLKGFIRNTPSGVLIEVQGASAHLDLFSHAVRQDAPPLARIETVEEKRIDSLPEEDFVIGYSSAGSEVETLIPPDIAICEECRKELFDPANPRFRYPFINCTNCGPRYTIVSRLPYDRQFTSMHAFAMCGECEREYMDPLDRRFHAEPTACPVCGPAIQLLDASGRTSDADNVLVEASAILRSGGIIALKGVGGFHLAVDASNEEAVQRLRARKGREAKPFAVMMPDASLAVRYCELSDGELAALNAAEAPIVLLKKRDGTALAPSVAPDSDRLGVMLAYSPLHALLFDGSPEVLVMTSANFSEEPITSENDDAVKRLQGIADAFLVHNRPIYLKCDDSVTIYLSGKLRQLRRSRGYVPAPVYLRESGPSVLGTGGELKNTITLLKGSHAILSQHIGDMKNFESYRHYEHVALHLQHLFQASPELVVHDLHPDYMTTLWAARQELPRLGVQHHHAHLASCLAEQREDGPVIGLILDGTGYGSDGTIWGGELLIGDAGGAERFASLEPMPLPGGEAAIMQPWRAAIGYLFRSFPEMPELPFMNERCVDPVVELLQKHVGIYETSSCGRLFDAIAALCGLKGEISYEGEAAVALTHAAGGSVGDSAFSYGLQEDNGRWIMLVSPIIRDAAAAVLSGVSAAEISRCFHRTLLDCFQEIIAKASMVTGIKTVALSGGVFQNALLFETLIRELETGGYRVLAHSLVPSNDGGLSLGQAMIGREYLKGNYRGVY from the coding sequence ATGGCAGCAGTGGATCGAAAGCAAACTGAAACAGCGCTGAGTAGCGCGGCTGTCGCCGTCGAAGAGAGGAGGCGTCTCAGTATCAGTGGTATTGTGCAGGGGGTAGGATTTCGGCCGTTTGTCTACCGCCTTGCCGTCTCGTCAGGTTTGAAAGGGTTTATCAGGAACACGCCATCGGGAGTATTGATTGAGGTGCAGGGTGCATCAGCCCATCTCGACCTCTTCAGCCATGCAGTTCGCCAGGATGCCCCTCCGCTTGCAAGGATAGAAACAGTGGAGGAGAAGCGCATCGATTCTCTCCCGGAAGAGGATTTTGTTATCGGATATTCCAGTGCCGGAAGTGAGGTTGAAACACTCATCCCGCCGGATATTGCTATCTGCGAAGAGTGCCGGAAAGAGCTCTTCGATCCGGCAAACCCCCGGTTCCGGTACCCCTTCATCAACTGCACCAACTGCGGCCCCCGTTACACCATAGTCAGCAGGCTTCCCTATGATCGTCAGTTCACCTCCATGCACGCCTTTGCGATGTGCGGGGAGTGTGAGCGGGAGTACATGGATCCACTTGACCGCCGTTTTCATGCGGAACCGACAGCCTGTCCGGTTTGCGGCCCTGCCATTCAGCTGCTTGATGCATCGGGCAGAACTTCTGATGCTGATAATGTTCTGGTGGAAGCCTCTGCCATTCTCCGAAGCGGTGGTATTATTGCTCTGAAGGGAGTGGGTGGATTTCATCTGGCTGTTGATGCCTCCAATGAGGAAGCGGTTCAGCGGCTCAGAGCGAGAAAGGGTCGTGAAGCCAAACCTTTTGCCGTCATGATGCCTGATGCATCTCTTGCCGTCAGATATTGCGAGCTGAGTGACGGGGAGCTTGCTGCGCTTAACGCAGCGGAAGCGCCGATTGTGCTCCTTAAAAAGAGAGATGGAACTGCTCTTGCACCCTCTGTGGCTCCTGACAGTGACCGGCTTGGCGTTATGCTTGCGTATTCACCTCTGCACGCGCTTCTTTTCGATGGGAGTCCGGAGGTTCTCGTGATGACCAGCGCGAATTTCAGTGAGGAGCCGATTACGAGTGAAAATGATGATGCGGTCAAGAGACTCCAGGGTATTGCCGATGCCTTTCTTGTGCATAACCGGCCGATCTATCTGAAGTGTGATGATTCGGTAACCATTTACCTTTCGGGCAAGCTCCGACAGTTACGGCGGAGCAGAGGGTATGTTCCCGCACCGGTCTACCTTCGGGAGAGCGGTCCCTCTGTGCTTGGAACCGGAGGAGAGCTGAAAAACACCATAACGTTGCTGAAGGGCTCTCATGCTATCCTGAGCCAGCATATCGGCGACATGAAAAACTTTGAGTCCTATCGCCATTACGAGCATGTAGCCCTGCATCTGCAGCACCTTTTTCAGGCCTCACCCGAGCTCGTTGTGCATGACCTGCATCCCGACTACATGACAACGCTCTGGGCAGCCCGGCAGGAACTGCCCCGGCTTGGTGTTCAGCACCATCATGCGCACCTTGCATCCTGCCTTGCCGAACAGAGAGAGGATGGGCCGGTAATCGGGCTTATCCTTGACGGAACAGGTTACGGCAGTGACGGCACGATCTGGGGCGGAGAGCTGCTCATTGGCGACGCCGGAGGAGCCGAACGGTTTGCATCCCTGGAACCCATGCCTTTGCCGGGCGGGGAAGCGGCCATCATGCAGCCATGGCGGGCTGCGATCGGCTACCTGTTCAGAAGCTTTCCGGAGATGCCTGAACTGCCGTTTATGAACGAAAGGTGCGTTGACCCGGTAGTCGAACTGCTGCAAAAACATGTCGGTATTTATGAAACATCGAGCTGCGGAAGACTGTTTGATGCCATAGCTGCTCTTTGCGGCTTGAAGGGAGAGATCAGCTATGAGGGAGAGGCCGCAGTTGCACTGACGCATGCAGCAGGAGGCAGCGTCGGCGACAGCGCATTCAGTTACGGACTTCAGGAGGACAACGGCCGCTGGATCATGCTTGTTTCACCGATTATCCGCGATGCGGCAGCAGCGGTACTGAGTGGCGTGAGTGCTGCTGAAATCAGCCGCTGCTTCCACCGGACTCTTCTTGACTGTTTTCAGGAGATCATCGCCAAGGCTTCGATGGTAACCGGAATAAAAACAGTCGCCCTGAGCGGCGGAGTTTTCCAGAATGCGCTTCTTTTTGAAACATTGATCCGGGAGCTTGAAACCGGAGGATACCGGGTGCTTGCCCACTCCCTTGTTCCCTCAAATGACGGAGGTCTCTCCCTCGGTCAGGCCATGATCGGCCGCGAATACCTCAAAGGCAACTATCGTGGAGTTTATTAG
- a CDS encoding aspartate carbamoyltransferase catalytic subunit, with amino-acid sequence MKHLTGLCNVPASEITGLLDMAAGFKKELITGSPSFEATLKNKRIALVFFENSTRTRFSFEIAARHLGAGTLNFSASSSSVTKGETLSDTIRNLEAMQVDAFVLRHPSSGAADLITGITARNVINAGDGAHEHPTQALLDMFTLREYFGTIAGLKVIIIGDVLHSRVARSNIFGLLTAGAEVGLCSPVTLLPTDPDRLGVTLFTDLDEAIGWADTAIVLRLQLERATGGYLPSLEEYSVHYGLSDERLERIQKHLLVLHPGPINREIEISNHVADRIQPPGYSKSMLLEQVTNGVAVRMAVLNTLIAES; translated from the coding sequence TTGAAGCACCTAACAGGACTATGCAATGTTCCGGCCTCTGAAATCACCGGACTTCTCGACATGGCTGCCGGGTTCAAGAAAGAGTTGATAACCGGCTCACCCTCTTTTGAAGCCACACTCAAAAACAAACGCATTGCCCTGGTTTTTTTTGAAAACTCAACCCGAACCCGATTTTCCTTTGAAATAGCCGCACGCCATCTTGGTGCAGGAACACTCAATTTCAGCGCCTCTTCAAGCAGTGTCACCAAGGGAGAAACCCTGAGTGATACCATCAGAAACCTTGAGGCCATGCAGGTCGATGCCTTTGTACTGCGCCACCCCTCTTCGGGAGCTGCGGATCTCATCACAGGAATCACTGCAAGAAACGTCATCAACGCCGGAGACGGTGCACATGAACATCCTACCCAGGCTCTACTCGACATGTTTACGCTCCGGGAGTATTTTGGCACAATTGCCGGGCTTAAGGTTATTATTATCGGCGATGTTCTGCACAGCCGTGTTGCACGATCCAACATCTTCGGACTTCTGACTGCCGGAGCAGAAGTGGGACTCTGCAGCCCCGTAACCCTGCTGCCTACCGATCCCGACAGACTCGGAGTAACATTGTTCACCGATCTTGACGAAGCCATTGGATGGGCTGACACCGCTATCGTGCTTCGCCTTCAGCTTGAGCGCGCAACGGGAGGCTACCTGCCCTCTCTTGAAGAGTATTCCGTCCACTATGGATTGAGCGATGAACGGCTCGAAAGGATTCAGAAACATCTTCTGGTACTTCATCCCGGACCGATAAACCGCGAAATAGAGATATCCAACCATGTTGCTGACCGCATACAGCCCCCCGGATATTCAAAAAGCATGCTCCTTGAGCAGGTAACAAACGGCGTTGCCGTGCGCATGGCGGTGCTGAACACCCTGATAGCCGAATCATAA
- the thiH gene encoding 2-iminoacetate synthase ThiH, which produces MSTVPEWLTDERESAALASMLSPSSSASLEALAAESKAITLRRFGRTISLYAPLYLSNHCSSGCIYCGFASDRTTLRRRLEPDEIERELIAMKKLGISDILLLTGERTKAADFDYLRKAVEIAAKRTQKVSVEAFPMSVAEYRTLAECGCTGITIYQETYNRERYEALHRWGPKKDFLDRLETPARALEGGIKTVGLGALLGLSEPVEDALMLYRHARHLSRTYWRAGISVSFPRMRPQTGGYEPPFPVDDHLLARIIFAFRIALPDIELVLSTRESAAYRDGMAGLGITRMSIASRTTVGGYDDNNTDKGQFDVSDDRSAEEFCAALRAREIEPVFKNWEPVFNGPSGTQSRTVIQEEMHSCH; this is translated from the coding sequence GTGAGCACAGTACCGGAGTGGCTGACCGACGAGCGGGAGTCGGCAGCCCTTGCCTCCATGCTTTCGCCCTCTTCGTCAGCCTCACTTGAAGCTCTGGCCGCTGAGTCAAAAGCGATCACCCTTCGCCGTTTCGGACGAACCATTTCGCTCTACGCACCGCTCTATCTCTCAAACCACTGTTCAAGCGGGTGTATCTACTGCGGCTTTGCATCCGACAGAACAACCCTCCGGCGACGGCTTGAGCCGGATGAGATCGAGCGGGAACTGATCGCCATGAAAAAACTCGGCATCAGTGATATACTGCTCCTGACCGGCGAACGGACAAAAGCGGCAGATTTTGACTATCTGCGCAAGGCAGTCGAGATTGCCGCCAAACGCACACAAAAAGTATCGGTTGAAGCCTTCCCCATGAGTGTCGCTGAATACCGAACTCTTGCAGAGTGCGGCTGTACCGGCATCACCATCTACCAGGAGACCTACAACCGCGAGCGCTACGAAGCACTTCACCGCTGGGGTCCGAAAAAGGATTTTCTTGACCGGCTTGAAACCCCGGCAAGAGCGCTTGAAGGAGGAATAAAAACCGTAGGCCTCGGCGCGCTGCTCGGCCTTTCGGAACCGGTGGAAGACGCCCTGATGCTCTACCGCCACGCGCGCCATCTCAGCCGTACCTACTGGCGTGCAGGCATCTCAGTCTCCTTTCCCCGCATGAGGCCGCAGACCGGAGGCTACGAGCCGCCTTTTCCGGTTGATGACCATCTTCTTGCCCGCATAATCTTTGCTTTCCGGATTGCGCTGCCCGATATTGAACTGGTACTCTCCACCAGAGAGAGTGCTGCCTACCGTGACGGAATGGCCGGACTCGGCATAACACGCATGAGCATAGCAAGCCGCACCACAGTTGGTGGTTATGACGATAACAACACCGACAAGGGGCAGTTCGATGTTTCTGACGACCGCTCGGCTGAAGAGTTTTGCGCGGCCCTTCGTGCAAGAGAGATTGAACCGGTATTTAAAAACTGGGAACCGGTTTTCAACGGCCCTTCAGGTACGCAAAGCCGCACGGTAATACAGGAGGAAATGCACTCATGCCACTGA